The sequence below is a genomic window from Ensifer adhaerens.
ATATCCTCATTGCCAAAAGACCGCATCGCTGATACATAGCGCCTATCCATTCTCGGACGCCAATGACCGGCATTGCGTCCGATGGGCCTTCTTGTTTTGAGCCCCGTTACCGCCGGATCTGGAGAATTCGATGAGCAAAGCCAACGATTACATCGTGACCGATATCAACCTTGCCGATTTCGGCCGCAAGGAAATCCAAATTGCCGAAACCGAAATGCCGGGCCTGATGGCTGCGCGCGAGGAATTCGGCACCAGCAAGCCGCTGAAGGGCGCTCGGATTACCGGATCGCTGCACATGACGATCCAGACCGCGGTTCTCATCGAAACGCTGGTTGCCCTGGGCGCAGAGGTTCGCTGGGCTTCGTGCAACATCTTCTCGACGCAGGACCATGCCGCTGCGGCCATCGCGGCTGCAGGCATCCCGGTTTTCGCCAAGAAGGGCGAGTCGCTCTATGAATACTGGACCTACACAGACATGATCTTCCAGTGGACCGACGGCGGCGTGTCCAACATGATCCTCGACGACGGCGGCGACGCCACGATGTATATCTTGCTTGGCGCGCGTGCCGAAGCCGGCGAGAACGTGCTGTCGAACCCCGGTTCGGAAGAAGAGGAAATCCTCTTCGCTCAGATCAAGAAGCGTCTCGAAGCATCGCCGGGCTGGTTCACCAAACAGCGCGAAGCCATCAAGGGCGTGACGGAAGAAACCACCACGGGCGTCAACCGTCTCTACCAGCTTTCCAAGAAGGGCCTGTTGCCCTTCCCCGCGATCAACGTCAATGACTCGGTCACCAAGTCGAAGTTCGACAACAAGTATGGCTGCAAGGAATCGCTCGTTGACGGCATCCGCCGCGGCACCGACGTGATGATGGCCGGCAAGGTCGCCGTTGTGTGCGGTTACGGCGACGTGGGCAAGGGCTCTGCCGCTTCGCTTCAGGGCGCTGGCGCCCGCGTCAAGGTCACGGAAGTCGACCCGATCTGCGCGCTGCAGGCCGCCATGGACGGTTTCGAAGTCGTTCAGCTCGAAGACGTTGTGTCCTCCGCCGACATCTTCATCACGACGACCGGCAACAAGGACGTCATCCGCATCGAGCATATGCGACAGATGAAGGACATGGCGATCGTTGGCAATATCGGTCACTTCGACAATGAAATTCAGGTCGCCGCGCTGCGAAACCTGAAATGGACCAACGTCAAGCCGCAGGTCGATATCATCGAGTTCCCGGCCGGCAACCGCATGATCCTTCTCTCGGAAGGCCGCCTGCTGAACCTCGGCAACGCGACGGGCCATCCGTCCTTCGTCATGTCGGCTTCGTTCACGAATCAGGTTCTCGCCCAGATCGAGCTTTTCACGCGCGGCGACAACTACAAGAACGACGTTTATGTCCTGCCGAAGCATCTCGATGAAAAGGTTGCCCGTCTTCACCTTGCCAAGCTCGGTGCCAAGCTGACGGTCCTTTCGGAAGAACAGGCCGACTATATCGGCGTCAGCCAGACCGGCCCGTTCAAGGCTGAACACTACCGCTACTGATTTCATCAGACACAGCTACAAGATATTGACGCCGCCGGCAGATCACACTGCCGGCGGCTCTTTTTTGGCCATTTCGCTTTATGGCGATTCTGGAAGGCAGTAATGTCACCGGCACTGATTCGACAGTTTTGACTGTTTGCCGGGGCCGCTTTTCTGGGCGTTCCACGCAGCCTTCGCACAAGTTCTTCGTGGCAGGCTGTGCCTGGAATGGCCGCTTTGGCCTTTGCATGACCTGCATGGAGAAAAACCGGACATGATTTCGGGACAGACATCCGGTTCGCCCAAGAAGAACAGA
It includes:
- a CDS encoding adenosylhomocysteinase, which codes for MSKANDYIVTDINLADFGRKEIQIAETEMPGLMAAREEFGTSKPLKGARITGSLHMTIQTAVLIETLVALGAEVRWASCNIFSTQDHAAAAIAAAGIPVFAKKGESLYEYWTYTDMIFQWTDGGVSNMILDDGGDATMYILLGARAEAGENVLSNPGSEEEEILFAQIKKRLEASPGWFTKQREAIKGVTEETTTGVNRLYQLSKKGLLPFPAINVNDSVTKSKFDNKYGCKESLVDGIRRGTDVMMAGKVAVVCGYGDVGKGSAASLQGAGARVKVTEVDPICALQAAMDGFEVVQLEDVVSSADIFITTTGNKDVIRIEHMRQMKDMAIVGNIGHFDNEIQVAALRNLKWTNVKPQVDIIEFPAGNRMILLSEGRLLNLGNATGHPSFVMSASFTNQVLAQIELFTRGDNYKNDVYVLPKHLDEKVARLHLAKLGAKLTVLSEEQADYIGVSQTGPFKAEHYRY